Proteins encoded in a region of the Streptomyces sp. NBC_00513 genome:
- a CDS encoding exodeoxyribonuclease III — translation MLTVTSVNVNGIRAAAKKGFVEWLAGSDADVVCLQEVRAEEGQIPVEAREPEGWHTAFAPAAAKGRAGVAVYTRRAPEAVRVGFGSDEFDAAGRYLEIDLPGVTVASLYLPSGEAGTEKQDEKYRFMAEFLDHLARLKERAAADGREVVVCGDWNICHREADLKNWKTNRKNAGFLPEEREWLGKVYEQAGYVDVVRALHPDTEGPYSWWSYRGRAFDNDAGWRIDLQVATPGLAGKAVKAFVERAETHPERWSDHAPVTVVYELGV, via the coding sequence ATGCTCACCGTGACCTCCGTGAATGTGAATGGGATCCGGGCCGCCGCGAAGAAGGGCTTCGTGGAATGGCTGGCGGGATCCGACGCCGACGTCGTGTGCCTCCAGGAGGTGCGGGCCGAGGAAGGGCAGATTCCGGTCGAGGCCCGGGAGCCCGAGGGCTGGCACACCGCCTTCGCGCCGGCCGCGGCCAAGGGGCGGGCCGGGGTCGCGGTGTACACGCGCAGGGCGCCCGAGGCGGTGCGGGTCGGCTTCGGGAGCGACGAGTTCGACGCCGCCGGCCGCTACCTGGAGATCGACCTCCCCGGAGTGACCGTGGCGAGCCTGTACCTGCCGTCCGGCGAGGCGGGAACCGAGAAGCAGGACGAGAAGTACCGCTTCATGGCCGAGTTCCTCGATCACCTCGCCCGACTCAAGGAGCGGGCCGCCGCCGACGGGCGCGAGGTCGTCGTCTGCGGCGACTGGAACATCTGCCACCGGGAAGCCGACCTCAAGAACTGGAAGACGAACCGCAAGAACGCGGGCTTCCTGCCCGAGGAACGCGAGTGGCTCGGGAAGGTGTACGAGCAGGCCGGGTACGTGGACGTCGTGCGCGCGCTGCACCCGGACACCGAGGGTCCGTACTCGTGGTGGTCCTACCGGGGCCGGGCCTTCGACAACGACGCCGGCTGGCGGATCGACCTCCAGGTCGCCACCCCGGGACTGGCCGGCAAGGCCGTGAAGGCCTTCGTGGAGCGTGCGGAGACCCACCCCGAGCGCTGGTCCGACCACGCGCCGGTGACCGTCGTCTACGAACTCGGCGTCTGA
- a CDS encoding MerR family transcriptional regulator, with translation MADNETEARTTTVPRTVREYRTEELAEAAGIPVRTLRFYRERKLLPPPRREGRIAWYDDHHLARLRTIAGLLERGHTLGGIAELTAAFENGRDVGQLGELLGIGWSEETPVRMSPEALADYFEGEVTPENLAASLDLGYLAIDGDAIVHVSRRLLDVSSALVREGVPLAAVLETGRRVREHADAMAALFTELISTHIADDAVPRLRPLAKSVVEAELTMAMDRLHQQREQPEQRPQTPSS, from the coding sequence GTGGCCGACAACGAGACGGAAGCAAGGACGACGACCGTGCCGAGAACCGTGCGCGAATACCGTACGGAGGAGCTGGCCGAGGCGGCCGGCATCCCGGTGCGCACCCTGCGCTTCTACCGCGAACGCAAGCTGCTGCCGCCACCGCGCCGCGAGGGCCGGATCGCCTGGTATGACGACCACCACCTGGCCCGCCTGCGCACCATCGCCGGCCTGCTGGAACGCGGCCACACCCTCGGCGGCATCGCGGAGCTGACGGCCGCCTTCGAGAACGGGCGCGACGTCGGCCAACTCGGGGAACTGCTCGGCATCGGCTGGTCGGAGGAGACCCCGGTGCGCATGTCGCCCGAGGCCCTGGCCGACTACTTCGAGGGCGAGGTCACCCCGGAGAACCTGGCGGCCTCGCTGGACCTCGGCTACCTCGCCATCGACGGCGACGCCATCGTGCACGTCAGTCGCCGCCTGTTGGACGTCTCCTCGGCGCTGGTCCGCGAGGGTGTCCCGCTCGCGGCGGTGCTGGAGACGGGCCGCCGGGTCCGCGAGCACGCGGACGCCATGGCGGCCCTGTTCACCGAGCTCATATCCACGCACATCGCGGACGACGCCGTCCCGCGCCTGCGCCCGCTGGCCAAGAGCGTGGTGGAGGCCGAGCTGACGATGGCCATGGACCGGCTGCACCAGCAGCGGGAGCAGCCGGAGCAGCGCCCTCAGACGCCGAGTTCGTAG
- a CDS encoding GNAT family N-acetyltransferase has protein sequence MSHGITLRTVAYDHPDAAKLDAQVQIEYQERYQGEGDATFLDPAMFVPPNGLYLLAYDASDSPVASGAWRRQDHGEEGYSDGDAEIKRMYVVPGARGLGLARRILAVLEDDARAAGRSRMVLETGDQQPEAIALYGSSGYTLSEKFGHYRFHDSSRCMTKPLRP, from the coding sequence ATGTCTCATGGGATAACCCTGCGCACCGTCGCCTACGACCACCCCGACGCGGCGAAACTCGACGCCCAGGTACAGATCGAATACCAGGAGCGCTACCAGGGGGAGGGCGACGCCACCTTCCTCGACCCGGCGATGTTCGTCCCGCCGAACGGCCTCTACCTCCTCGCCTACGACGCCTCGGACAGCCCGGTGGCCAGCGGCGCCTGGCGCCGCCAGGACCACGGCGAGGAGGGCTACTCGGACGGTGACGCCGAGATCAAGCGGATGTACGTGGTCCCCGGGGCCCGCGGCCTCGGTCTGGCCCGGCGCATCCTGGCCGTGCTGGAGGACGACGCCCGGGCGGCGGGTCGCAGCCGCATGGTCCTCGAAACGGGCGACCAACAGCCGGAGGCCATCGCCCTCTACGGCTCGTCGGGCTACACCCTGTCGGAGAAGTTCGGCCACTACCGCTTCCACGACTCCAGCCGCTGCATGACGAAGCCGCTGCGCCCCTGA
- a CDS encoding S41 family peptidase: protein MSHDVAYLRFPHLHDDLLCFATEDDLWVAPLAPPDGPAGRAWRITVDRTRVGHPRFSPDGRHIAFTTWRSLDPEIHLAPVDGGPARRLSHWGSTDTRVCGWTPPDKDGRSDILAVSSHAQPFSYYSWAYSLPTDGSPGGKLPWGPVSDIAVREEPNGERRTLLLTGKPPHEPAAWKRYRGGATGRLWLHGRRLLEDVEGHLDSPMFVAGRIAFLSDHEGIGNLYSCLPDGTDLRRHTDHAEFYARHASSDGSRVVYQCAGDLWLVDSLAPDAVPRKLEVRLGGPRAGRRSYQIPAANHVDSLSVDATGRASAVVVRGSLYWLTHRDGPARTIADTPGVRVRLPEMLGSGGQVAYVTDAEGEDAIEIAYLPRASGDREPRRLASGRLGRVLELLSDPDGERLAVASNDGRLLLIDATEESDGEVTELIRSINGPVTDIAFSPDGCWLTWSHPGIGRSLRQIKMARIAGPGTRTVVDVTNGRFDDENPVFTRDGRFLAFLSWRGFDPVYDVHTGDLSFPLGCRPYLVPLSSATPSPFAFSPDGRPAAGGLDPVEGESGDGDGSVTVEVEGLESRVTPFPVTASKYSALYPVNGGGLVWLRWPISGALGETFANPSDTSGKPTLEHYDISKARKSELASGLDWFAVSGDGTRLVVNDDGDLRAVPSTESGDGDSTVYLDLRRILHEVDPAAEWRQAYEEAGRLIRAYFWEPDMCGIDWDGVLRQYRSLVERVASPDEFADLMREVLGELGTSHAYVSPARRNEGPPHYQRAIGLLGANLVCRDGAWMIKRILPGESSDSKARSPLAGTGIREGAVLTHIDGRPVDPVTGPYPLLDAAGGTTVELTFEQEGEGRARRVAVVPLIDERPLRYQDWVSKRRSVVRELSGGRCGYLHIPDMGGSGWAQFNRDLRMEMSRPALIVDVRGNAGGHISELVVEKLTRSILGWDLTRNAQPVSYASNAPRGPIVALADEATSSDGDMITAAFKLLGLGPVVGQRTWGGVVGMTGRHVLGDGTVITVPMNAAWFPEYGWSVENNGVEPDLAILRTPLDWAEGRHAVLDDAVHLALELLEQDPAAVPPGYADAPDLRRPKLPPRPAGS, encoded by the coding sequence GTGAGTCACGACGTCGCGTACCTCCGGTTCCCGCACCTGCACGACGACCTGCTGTGTTTCGCCACCGAGGACGACCTCTGGGTGGCACCCCTGGCCCCGCCCGACGGCCCGGCCGGCCGCGCCTGGCGGATCACCGTCGACCGGACCCGGGTCGGCCACCCGCGGTTCTCCCCCGACGGCCGGCACATCGCCTTCACCACCTGGCGCAGCCTCGACCCCGAGATCCACCTCGCGCCCGTGGACGGCGGTCCGGCCCGCCGGCTCAGCCACTGGGGCTCCACCGACACCCGCGTCTGCGGCTGGACCCCGCCCGACAAGGACGGCCGCAGCGACATCCTGGCCGTCTCCTCGCACGCCCAGCCCTTCTCGTACTACTCCTGGGCCTACAGCCTGCCCACCGACGGCAGCCCCGGCGGCAAGCTCCCCTGGGGCCCGGTGTCCGACATCGCCGTGCGGGAGGAACCGAACGGCGAACGCCGGACCCTGCTGCTCACCGGCAAGCCCCCGCACGAGCCCGCCGCCTGGAAGCGGTACCGCGGCGGCGCCACCGGCCGGCTCTGGCTGCACGGCCGACGGCTGCTGGAGGACGTCGAGGGCCACCTCGACTCGCCGATGTTCGTGGCCGGCCGGATCGCCTTCCTCTCCGACCACGAGGGCATCGGCAACCTCTACTCCTGCCTCCCCGACGGCACCGACCTGCGGCGCCACACCGACCACGCGGAGTTCTACGCCCGGCACGCCTCCAGCGACGGCTCCCGGGTCGTCTACCAGTGCGCGGGCGACCTCTGGCTCGTGGACTCCCTCGCCCCGGACGCCGTCCCGCGCAAGCTGGAGGTCCGCCTCGGCGGCCCCCGCGCCGGCCGGCGCAGCTATCAGATCCCGGCCGCCAACCACGTCGACTCCCTCTCCGTCGACGCGACCGGCCGGGCCAGCGCCGTCGTCGTGCGCGGCAGCCTGTACTGGCTCACCCACCGCGACGGCCCGGCCCGCACCATCGCCGACACCCCGGGCGTGCGGGTCCGGCTGCCCGAGATGCTCGGCAGCGGCGGGCAGGTGGCGTACGTGACCGACGCGGAGGGCGAGGACGCGATCGAGATCGCCTACCTGCCCCGCGCCTCCGGCGACCGCGAACCCCGCCGGCTGGCCTCGGGCCGGCTGGGCCGCGTACTGGAACTGCTCTCCGACCCGGACGGGGAACGGCTCGCCGTCGCCTCGAACGACGGCCGGCTGCTGCTGATCGACGCCACCGAGGAGTCCGACGGGGAGGTCACCGAGCTCATCCGGTCCATCAACGGGCCCGTCACCGACATCGCGTTCTCCCCCGACGGCTGTTGGCTGACCTGGTCGCACCCGGGCATCGGACGCTCGCTGCGCCAGATCAAGATGGCCCGCATCGCCGGCCCCGGCACCCGCACGGTCGTGGACGTCACCAACGGCCGCTTCGACGACGAGAACCCGGTGTTCACCCGGGACGGCCGGTTCCTCGCGTTCCTGTCCTGGCGCGGCTTCGACCCGGTGTACGACGTCCACACCGGCGACCTGTCCTTCCCGCTGGGCTGTCGCCCGTACCTGGTGCCGCTGTCCTCCGCGACCCCCTCGCCCTTCGCCTTCTCCCCCGACGGCCGCCCGGCGGCGGGCGGACTCGACCCGGTGGAGGGCGAGTCCGGCGACGGGGACGGCTCGGTGACCGTGGAGGTGGAGGGGCTGGAGAGCCGGGTCACGCCCTTCCCCGTGACGGCGTCGAAGTACTCGGCCCTGTACCCGGTGAACGGCGGCGGCCTGGTGTGGCTGCGCTGGCCGATCTCGGGGGCGCTCGGCGAGACCTTCGCCAACCCCTCCGACACCAGCGGCAAGCCGACGCTGGAGCACTACGACATCTCCAAGGCCCGCAAGAGCGAACTCGCCTCCGGACTGGACTGGTTCGCGGTCAGCGGCGACGGCACCCGGCTGGTGGTCAACGACGACGGCGACCTGCGGGCCGTCCCGTCGACCGAGTCGGGCGACGGCGACTCCACCGTCTACCTGGACCTGCGCCGCATCCTGCACGAGGTGGACCCGGCGGCCGAATGGCGCCAGGCGTACGAGGAGGCCGGCCGGCTGATCCGCGCCTACTTCTGGGAGCCCGACATGTGCGGCATCGACTGGGACGGGGTGCTGCGCCAGTACCGCTCCCTGGTCGAACGCGTCGCCTCCCCCGACGAGTTCGCCGACCTGATGCGCGAGGTCCTCGGCGAACTGGGCACCTCGCACGCGTACGTGTCCCCCGCCCGCCGCAACGAGGGCCCGCCCCACTACCAGCGGGCCATCGGCCTGCTCGGCGCCAACCTGGTGTGCCGGGACGGCGCCTGGATGATCAAACGGATCCTGCCCGGCGAGTCCTCGGACTCCAAGGCCCGCTCCCCCCTGGCCGGCACCGGCATCCGCGAGGGCGCCGTGCTCACGCACATCGACGGCCGCCCGGTGGACCCGGTGACCGGCCCGTACCCGCTGCTGGACGCGGCGGGCGGCACCACCGTCGAGTTGACCTTCGAGCAGGAAGGCGAGGGCCGGGCCCGCCGCGTCGCGGTCGTCCCCCTGATCGACGAACGGCCGCTGCGCTACCAGGACTGGGTGTCCAAACGCCGGTCGGTGGTCCGCGAGCTCAGCGGCGGCCGGTGCGGCTACCTCCACATCCCCGACATGGGCGGCTCGGGCTGGGCGCAGTTCAACCGGGACCTGCGGATGGAGATGTCCCGGCCCGCGCTGATCGTGGACGTGCGCGGCAACGCCGGCGGACACATCAGCGAGTTGGTCGTGGAGAAGCTGACCCGCTCGATCCTCGGCTGGGACCTGACGCGCAACGCCCAGCCGGTGTCGTACGCCTCCAACGCGCCCCGGGGCCCGATCGTGGCCCTGGCCGACGAGGCGACCTCCTCCGACGGGGACATGATCACGGCGGCGTTCAAGCTGCTGGGGCTGGGCCCCGTGGTCGGCCAGCGCACCTGGGGCGGGGTGGTCGGCATGACCGGCCGGCACGTCCTGGGCGACGGCACGGTGATCACGGTGCCGATGAACGCGGCCTGGTTCCCGGAGTACGGCTGGTCGGTGGAGAACAACGGCGTCGAGCCCGACCTGGCGATCCTGCGCACGCCGCTCGACTGGGCGGAGGGCCGGCACGCGGTACTCGACGACGCCGTCCACCTGGCGTTGGAACTGTTGGAGCAGGACCCGGCGGCGGTACCCCCGGGCTACGCGGACGCCCCGGACCTGCGACGCCCGAAGTTGCCGCCGCGCCCGGCCGGTTCGTAG
- a CDS encoding TetR/AcrR family transcriptional regulator — protein MPEEVASRRSRITPEREAELHGAVLDLLREVGYEALTMDAVAARTKSSKATLYRQWGSKPELVAKALRCTQPVSLREIDTGSVRGDFALMVEHSDDTQMAKDTALMRGLAHAVHESPELHQALRDLLVDPEINGLQMMLQRAVDRGEIAPDCPALDFVPHMLIGAFIALPLIEDRSVDRTFLGQFLDAVVFPALGV, from the coding sequence ATGCCCGAAGAGGTCGCGTCGCGGCGCAGCCGGATCACCCCCGAGCGGGAAGCCGAACTCCACGGGGCGGTCCTCGACCTCCTCCGCGAGGTCGGGTACGAGGCGCTGACCATGGACGCGGTCGCCGCCCGCACCAAGTCCAGCAAGGCCACGCTCTACCGCCAGTGGGGGAGCAAGCCCGAGCTGGTGGCCAAGGCCCTGCGCTGCACCCAGCCGGTCTCCCTCCGGGAGATCGACACGGGCAGCGTGCGCGGGGACTTCGCCCTGATGGTCGAGCACTCCGACGACACGCAGATGGCCAAGGACACCGCGCTGATGCGGGGTCTGGCCCATGCCGTCCACGAGAGCCCGGAACTCCACCAGGCACTGCGCGACCTGCTGGTCGATCCCGAGATCAACGGGCTCCAGATGATGTTGCAGCGCGCGGTGGACCGGGGCGAGATCGCCCCTGACTGTCCGGCGCTCGACTTCGTACCGCACATGCTCATCGGGGCGTTCATCGCGCTCCCGCTGATCGAGGACCGGTCGGTCGACCGGACGTTCCTCGGCCAGTTCCTGGACGCCGTGGTCTTCCCCGCCCTCGGCGTCTGA
- a CDS encoding GNAT family N-acetyltransferase, producing MNGPSWPVVLTDGDVTLRPIKLRDQRAWREVNRRNREWLRPWEATIPPPAPWGPVIHRPTYRQMVRHLRAEANAGRMLPFVIEYQGRLVGQLTVAGITWGSMCAGHVGYWVDRDVAGRGVMPTAVALAVDHCFAKVGLHRIEVCIRPENGPSRRVVEKLGFREEGVRPRYLHIDGAWRDHLVFALTVEELPEGLLSRWHRTAGHRGAPPK from the coding sequence CTGAACGGCCCGTCCTGGCCCGTGGTGCTGACGGACGGCGACGTCACGCTGCGGCCGATAAAGCTGCGGGACCAGCGCGCCTGGCGCGAGGTCAACCGCCGCAACCGCGAGTGGTTGCGGCCGTGGGAGGCCACGATCCCGCCGCCCGCGCCGTGGGGGCCGGTGATCCACCGGCCGACGTACCGTCAAATGGTGCGCCACCTGCGGGCGGAGGCGAACGCGGGGCGGATGCTGCCGTTCGTCATCGAGTACCAGGGGCGGCTCGTCGGCCAGTTGACGGTCGCCGGGATCACCTGGGGCTCGATGTGCGCGGGCCACGTCGGCTATTGGGTGGACCGCGACGTGGCGGGGCGCGGGGTGATGCCGACGGCCGTCGCGCTCGCCGTGGACCACTGCTTCGCGAAGGTCGGGCTGCACCGCATCGAGGTGTGCATCAGGCCGGAGAACGGGCCCAGTCGACGGGTCGTCGAGAAGCTCGGATTCCGCGAGGAGGGCGTGCGACCGCGCTACCTCCACATCGACGGGGCGTGGCGGGACCACCTGGTCTTCGCGCTCACGGTGGAGGAGCTCCCCGAGGGGCTGCTGAGCCGTTGGCACCGGACGGCCGGGCACCGCGGAGCCCCGCCGAAATAG
- a CDS encoding MogA/MoaB family molybdenum cofactor biosynthesis protein: protein MAGEAWAARPDAPEAPPVTRALVVTASNRASQGVYADKGGPLLAEALGALGFAVDGPRIVPDGDPVEQALREGVAAGYDVILTTGGTGISPTDRTPDATAKVLDYEIPGIPQAIRAEGLAKVPTAALSRGLAGVAGHTLIVNLPGSTGGVRDGLAVLSRILPHAVDQIRGGDHPRPSGSAS, encoded by the coding sequence GTGGCGGGCGAGGCCTGGGCGGCACGGCCCGACGCCCCCGAGGCACCGCCCGTGACGCGCGCGCTGGTGGTCACCGCCTCCAACCGCGCCTCGCAGGGCGTGTACGCCGACAAGGGCGGCCCGCTGCTGGCCGAGGCACTGGGCGCGCTCGGCTTCGCCGTGGACGGCCCGCGCATCGTCCCGGACGGGGACCCCGTCGAGCAGGCGCTGCGCGAGGGCGTGGCCGCCGGATACGACGTCATCCTGACCACCGGCGGCACCGGCATCTCGCCGACCGACCGGACCCCCGACGCCACCGCGAAGGTCCTCGACTACGAGATCCCCGGGATTCCGCAGGCCATCCGCGCGGAGGGCCTGGCGAAGGTGCCGACCGCGGCGCTGTCCCGGGGGCTGGCGGGGGTCGCGGGCCACACGCTGATCGTGAACCTGCCCGGCTCCACCGGCGGGGTCCGCGACGGCCTCGCGGTGCTGTCCCGGATCCTGCCGCACGCCGTGGACCAGATCCGGGGTGGCGACCACCCGAGACCGTCGGGGAGCGCGAGCTGA
- a CDS encoding alpha/beta fold hydrolase: MSRRPAHVTSGPYAPPVAGRELTAVSADGARLHVEVHGEAGAPAVVLAHGWTCSTAFWAAQTRDLARDHRVIAYDQRGHGRSPVGLRHSTTALADDLVAVLKATLAPGERAVVAGHSMGGMTVMAAAGRPEFTEHVAATLLCSTGSGGLVAEALVLPVRAGRVRTRITRAVLGSRAPLGPVTPIASKVLKYATMGPGTAPDRVEAVARIVHGCPAAVRYAWSQVLADLDLGGNLARLTVPTAVLAGTGDRLTPIAHARRLAAALPDCRGLTELTGMGHMTPIEAPEAVTRAVRELTALYAGSAGDRHDHDTSPKEKTP, from the coding sequence GTGAGCCGGCGCCCCGCCCACGTCACGTCCGGGCCCTACGCGCCCCCGGTCGCCGGCCGGGAACTCACCGCCGTCTCCGCCGACGGGGCCCGGCTGCACGTGGAGGTACACGGCGAGGCGGGCGCCCCGGCGGTGGTGCTGGCCCACGGCTGGACCTGCTCCACCGCCTTCTGGGCCGCCCAGACACGGGACCTGGCCCGCGACCACCGGGTCATCGCCTACGACCAGCGCGGCCACGGCCGCAGCCCCGTCGGGCTCCGGCACAGCACGACCGCCCTCGCCGACGACCTGGTGGCCGTGCTCAAGGCCACCCTCGCGCCCGGTGAACGGGCCGTCGTCGCCGGGCACTCGATGGGCGGCATGACGGTCATGGCCGCCGCCGGGCGGCCCGAGTTCACCGAACACGTCGCGGCCACCCTGCTGTGCAGCACCGGCAGCGGGGGGCTGGTCGCCGAGGCGCTGGTGCTGCCGGTGCGCGCCGGACGCGTGCGGACCAGGATCACCAGGGCGGTGCTCGGCTCCCGCGCCCCGCTCGGGCCGGTCACGCCCATCGCGAGCAAGGTGCTCAAGTACGCCACGATGGGGCCCGGTACCGCGCCCGACCGGGTCGAGGCCGTCGCCCGCATCGTGCACGGCTGCCCCGCGGCCGTCCGGTACGCCTGGTCCCAGGTCCTGGCCGACCTGGACCTGGGCGGGAATCTGGCCCGGCTGACCGTGCCCACCGCCGTCCTCGCCGGTACCGGCGACCGCCTGACGCCCATCGCCCACGCCCGCCGCCTGGCCGCCGCGCTGCCCGACTGCCGCGGGCTCACCGAGCTGACCGGCATGGGACACATGACCCCGATCGAGGCCCCCGAGGCCGTCACCCGTGCCGTGCGCGAGCTGACCGCCCTGTACGCGGGAAGCGCCGGCGACCGGCACGACCACGACACATCCCCGAAGGAGAAGACGCCGTGA
- a CDS encoding NAD(P)/FAD-dependent oxidoreductase, which produces MGGMGDGVDGREHVRVAVIGSGFGGLGAAVRLRREGITDFVVLERADSVGGTWRDNNYPGCACDVPSHLYSFSFAPNPDWPRTFSGQPHIRAYLEQVADTFGLRPHIRLNSEVRLMRWDADELRWEIETSTGNLTADVVVSATGPLSDPKMPEIPGLAEFPGKVFHSARWDHDYDLRGKRVAMIGTGASAIQIVPAIAPDVDRLTLFQRTPPWVMPRTDRAISAFERRLHRQLPFTQAARRGLLWGIRELQVSAFTKRPNQLGLVESLAKANMARSIKDPGLRAKLTPSYRIGCKRILLSSEYYPALARPNVDLVASGLKEIRGSVLVAADGTETEVDAIVFGTGFHVTDMPIADRVVGADGQTLADAWKDGMKSLCGATAAGFPNWMTIIGPNTGLGNSSMILMIESALNYMADYLRQLDTLGGRTALAARPSAVNAWNRQVQSRMERTVWNTGGCTSWYLDANGLNTTVWPGTTGAFRRETRTVDLAEYEVVRKGGIPRAERVAAGSVSGSAPIAPSAPTAPIAPASRAGEAEVDAPGAAVPEGAPAAAVTADGSAA; this is translated from the coding sequence ATGGGTGGCATGGGTGACGGCGTGGACGGGCGCGAGCACGTGAGGGTGGCGGTGATCGGGTCCGGTTTCGGCGGGCTCGGTGCCGCCGTACGACTGCGCCGCGAGGGGATCACGGACTTCGTCGTGCTGGAGCGCGCCGATTCCGTGGGCGGCACCTGGCGCGACAACAACTATCCGGGGTGCGCCTGCGACGTGCCCTCGCACCTCTACTCCTTCTCCTTCGCGCCCAACCCCGACTGGCCCCGGACCTTCTCGGGCCAGCCGCACATCCGGGCCTACCTGGAGCAGGTCGCCGACACCTTCGGGCTGCGGCCGCACATCCGGCTGAACTCCGAGGTCCGGCTGATGCGCTGGGACGCCGACGAGCTGAGGTGGGAGATCGAGACCTCGACCGGGAACCTCACCGCCGACGTGGTGGTCTCCGCGACCGGGCCGCTGTCGGACCCGAAGATGCCCGAGATCCCCGGGCTCGCCGAGTTCCCCGGCAAGGTCTTCCACTCGGCCCGCTGGGACCACGACTACGACCTGCGCGGCAAGCGCGTCGCCATGATCGGCACCGGCGCCTCGGCCATCCAGATCGTGCCGGCCATCGCCCCCGACGTGGACCGCCTCACGCTCTTCCAGCGCACCCCGCCGTGGGTGATGCCGCGCACCGACCGGGCCATCTCCGCCTTCGAGCGCCGGCTGCACCGGCAGCTGCCCTTCACCCAGGCCGCCCGGCGCGGGCTGCTGTGGGGGATCCGCGAACTTCAGGTCAGCGCCTTCACCAAGCGGCCGAACCAGCTCGGCCTGGTCGAGTCCCTGGCCAAGGCCAACATGGCGCGTTCGATCAAGGACCCGGGCCTGCGGGCCAAGCTGACGCCCTCGTACCGCATCGGCTGCAAGCGCATCCTGCTGTCCAGCGAGTACTACCCGGCGCTGGCCCGGCCCAATGTCGATCTGGTCGCCTCCGGGCTCAAGGAGATCCGGGGCTCGGTTCTGGTCGCCGCCGACGGGACCGAGACCGAGGTGGACGCGATCGTCTTCGGCACCGGGTTCCACGTGACGGACATGCCGATCGCCGACCGGGTGGTCGGCGCCGACGGCCAGACCCTCGCGGACGCGTGGAAGGACGGCATGAAGTCGCTCTGCGGCGCGACGGCCGCCGGCTTCCCCAACTGGATGACGATCATCGGACCGAACACCGGTCTCGGGAACAGCTCGATGATCCTCATGATCGAGTCGGCGCTGAACTACATGGCCGACTACCTGCGGCAGTTGGACACCCTGGGAGGCCGGACCGCGCTGGCGGCCAGGCCCTCCGCGGTGAACGCGTGGAACCGGCAGGTGCAGTCGCGGATGGAACGCACCGTCTGGAACACCGGCGGCTGCACCAGCTGGTACCTGGACGCCAACGGGCTCAACACGACGGTCTGGCCGGGCACCACCGGCGCGTTCCGCCGCGAGACCCGCACCGTCGACCTCGCCGAGTACGAGGTCGTCCGCAAGGGCGGGATACCGCGAGCCGAGCGGGTCGCCGCGGGGTCGGTGTCGGGGAGCGCCCCGATCGCCCCCTCCGCCCCGACCGCCCCGATCGCCCCGGCCTCCCGCGCCGGTGAGGCCGAGGTGGACGCGCCCGGGGCCGCCGTGCCCGAGGGCGCCCCGGCGGCGGCCGTCACGGCCGACGGGAGCGCCGCGTGA
- a CDS encoding SDR family oxidoreductase, with product MSARRSLEGQVAVVTGAARGVGELLARKLSARGAKVALVGLEPEALKEVSERLHTESDHWHADVTDHEAMARVAQEVKQRFGKVDIVVANAGVAAGGPFVDSDPDAWRRVIEVNLIGGAVTARAFLPVLMESRGYFLQIASLAAITPAPMMTAYCASKSGVEAFAHCLRAEVGYKGVKVGVGYLSWTDTDMVRGADQDEVMRELRQRLPWPSNRTYPLGPAVDRIVAGIERRSPHVYAQWWLRGMQGMRGYLPGIIATVGQREMARFEPRLGGVSKGLVGAGGAADEQGRSASR from the coding sequence GTGAGCGCTCGCAGGAGTCTGGAAGGCCAGGTCGCCGTCGTCACCGGCGCCGCCCGCGGGGTCGGTGAACTCCTCGCCCGCAAGCTGTCCGCGCGCGGGGCGAAGGTGGCCCTGGTGGGTCTGGAGCCGGAGGCCCTCAAGGAGGTCTCCGAGCGGCTCCACACCGAGAGCGACCACTGGCACGCCGACGTCACCGACCACGAGGCGATGGCCCGGGTCGCGCAGGAGGTCAAGCAGCGGTTCGGCAAGGTGGACATCGTCGTCGCCAACGCGGGCGTCGCCGCCGGCGGGCCGTTCGTCGACTCCGACCCCGACGCGTGGCGCCGGGTGATCGAGGTCAACCTGATCGGCGGGGCCGTCACCGCCCGGGCCTTCCTGCCCGTGCTGATGGAGAGCCGCGGCTACTTCCTCCAGATCGCCTCGCTCGCCGCGATCACCCCGGCGCCGATGATGACGGCGTACTGCGCCTCCAAGTCCGGTGTCGAGGCCTTCGCGCACTGCCTGCGCGCCGAGGTCGGGTACAAGGGCGTCAAGGTCGGCGTCGGCTACCTCTCCTGGACCGACACCGACATGGTGCGCGGCGCCGACCAGGACGAGGTCATGCGGGAGCTCCGGCAACGGCTGCCGTGGCCCTCGAACCGCACGTACCCGCTGGGGCCGGCCGTCGACCGGATCGTGGCCGGCATCGAGCGGCGTTCGCCGCACGTGTACGCGCAGTGGTGGCTGCGGGGCATGCAGGGCATGCGCGGCTACCTGCCGGGGATCATCGCGACCGTCGGGCAGCGCGAGATGGCGCGTTTCGAACCGAGGCTCGGCGGCGTCTCCAAGGGGCTCGTCGGGGCCGGCGGGGCCGCGGACGAGCAGGGGCGCAGCGCGTCCCGCTGA